The genomic region TGATGCTGATCCACGCCCGCCTGCAGGAAGAAGGCATTCCCCCTTCCTTTGACGAGATGAAGGATGCGCTGTCGCTGAAGTCGAAATCGGGCATTCACCGCCTGATCACCGCGCTTGAGGAGCGCGGCTTCATCCGCCGCCTGCCCAACCGGGCCCGTGCGCTGGAGGTCATCAAGCTGCCGGACGGCTATGACCCGGCGAGAACCGCCCCGACGGCTTTCCCGGGTTCAGTTGGAGGCGCGGCAGGAGGCGCCGCCCCAGCGAGCGCCGCAAAAGGCTTCGGCGTCATCGATGGCGGCTTGTCCGGCGCCGCTGCCCAGGGCGCCCACAGCAACACTGGCGCCCACAGCAACACTGACAATGTCACGGAAGTCCAGTTCGGCAGCCAGCGCGGCGGCATTGCCGCAAGGTTCCGTTCTTCCGGCAAGGATGAGGCGGGCAATGCCCCCTCAAGCAATGCCCCGCAGCGGGGCATGGAGGAAGCCGCATCCGGTTACGACGTTCCCCTCATGGGCCGCATCGCCGCCGGCGTTCCCATCTCCGCCATCCAGCAGGTGACCGGCAACCTTGCCGTGCCGCCCTCCATGATCGGCATGGGCAGCCATTTCGCCCTGGAGGTTCAGGGCGATTCGATGGTGGAAGCGGGCATTCTTGATGGCGATACCGTCATCATCCAGGAAACGCCGGCAGCCGATGCCGGCGACATTGTGGTCGCGCTGGTCGATGAAGAGGAAGCAACGCTCAAGCGCTTCAGGCGGCAGGACGGAAAGATTGCGCTGGAAGCGTGCAATCCGGCCTATGAAACCCGAGTGCTGCCGGCAGACCGTGTCCGCATTCAGGGCAAGCTTGCCGGGCTTGTGCGCAAATACTGACGGGCCTGCAGGTTTTTTCCAGGGGCACAACGCCTGATGAGGGCGGGAATATCGGTTTCCTGGGGGTCAACTGCGCGAGAGGACGTAAACAAATCCGGAGGCTGCTACCAGCCCAGCGATGACCGTGTAGGGCACGCCGAACACGGCAAGCCCGGGCGGAAACACGCCCGCCAGAACGCCAATACACAGCAATACCGCAAATACGGCAATCAAACGCATGGGGCCTTGCCTTCCGGCTTTGCCGGCTTCGTTAAAGGCCACCTTCCCTTGTCCGCAGGCTTTTTAGCAAATTGAAGGCGCATTCGCATCAAATGCATGGCATTAACGTTGATGGGCAGGGTTAACCGGCCACAGGGGATAGCGGCAAAGGGGGTCGCCACTTCAAATTTCAAGCACGGACCCCCGCAAAGACAATTGCCGGGATGGGACCGCCCGCCCCCTGCTTTCGCGCCCGCCACATCTTCCCGCTTGCGATCCCGGGGCGCGCTCAACAACGGGGTGCCTGATTTTTGGGCTGACCTGCCCGAATGGAGGCAGTCAATTGCCTAAATTTTGGGCAGACCAACCCGAGCAGGCCACCCATGGCGGCGGCTGGATGGGACGGCCGCAAAATGATCAGGCCGCAAAGCTGAATATCCACAGCGCAAAACAACGCCAGCCAGGATGCGCCTTCCCTAATAGCTTGAAAACAAAAGGATTATTTTTGATGCCTTGCTTCGGATGGACGATTTCCCGGCTGCGGCGCCTGAAATTTCTGCCGCCGGCGGAAACTGGCACAAAACATGCTTAAGGGATGTTGACTGCCGCATCTGCCACACAGAAACTGCCGGTTTCGCGTTGCAGGCAGCAAGCCACAGGGACAACGCCGAAGGATCTGCCTGCAGGGGCATCTTGAAAAAACGCCACACACTTCTGCAATTTCCGGCCATGCCTGCCGCAGCGGGCCGCCGGTAAGGAAGCGACAGACGGAGAG from Salaquimonas pukyongi harbors:
- the lexA gene encoding transcriptional repressor LexA, which codes for MLTRKQHELLMLIHARLQEEGIPPSFDEMKDALSLKSKSGIHRLITALEERGFIRRLPNRARALEVIKLPDGYDPARTAPTAFPGSVGGAAGGAAPASAAKGFGVIDGGLSGAAAQGAHSNTGAHSNTDNVTEVQFGSQRGGIAARFRSSGKDEAGNAPSSNAPQRGMEEAASGYDVPLMGRIAAGVPISAIQQVTGNLAVPPSMIGMGSHFALEVQGDSMVEAGILDGDTVIIQETPAADAGDIVVALVDEEEATLKRFRRQDGKIALEACNPAYETRVLPADRVRIQGKLAGLVRKY